CTCCAACTTAGACCTTAACAAAACAAGTTCTACTAGATTACATTTGAGTACTTTACATTTACTTTACATCTAAATTAAGCATTCACAGAGAAAACTAATACGTATAAGCTGAGGTTCGCATAAGGACTGAATGAGTGTAAACATAACAGCACAAATTTAACGGTATCTACAGGCCAATGATGCTGGAGGATCCATGACCATCCATACTTTCGGTGCTTACTTCGGCCTAGTGGTGACCCGTGTCCTGTACAGGCCAAACCTGGACAAGAGCAAACACAGAAACTCATCTGTCTACCACTCTGACCTCTTTGCCATGATCGGTGAGTCACTTTTGAAGAGAAAAACTCAAGCCTGTTGTCTATGATCCACTAAAACTTTGGTTCTGCTCAGGTACCATCTATCTGTGGATGTTCTGGCCCAGCTTCAACTCAGCCATTACAAGCTACGGTGACCCGCAGCACAGAACCGCCATGAACACTTACTACTCTCTGGCCTCCTGCACACTGGCTACGTTCGCTTTCTCCGCCCTAGTCAACCCCGAAGGCAAATTGGACATGGTGAGCGTCCCTTTGTGGCCATCGTTGATATTATGTTACGAACTGCAACATTACAAACCCGCTGTGTCGTTTTCAGGTGCACATCCAGAATGCCGCACTGGCTGGTGGTGTTGCTGTGGGAACGGCTGGAGAGATGATGCTGACTGCGTTTGGCTCTATGATCGTGGGATTCCTAGCTGGAACTATTTCAGTACTGGGATACAAATACCTCACGGTTAGTAGCAGCCACTTGTCTGACACATAATTGTAAAAATCCACAAGAAGCCTCAGTATCACGTTTGTTGCCGTTTTATGCTCTTATAGCCGATTTTGGAATCGAAACTGAAGATTCAGGACACTTGTGGCATTCATAACCTGCATGGAATGCCAGGAGTTCTGGGGGCTGTGGTGGGTGCCGTCACTGCTGCTCTGGCATCCTCAGCAGAATATGGAGAGGGGTAAGTCAGTGGTTTTGCTTTGTGTTGCAGACGTGTTAAAAACATTGTAGAACTCATTCTGTGTGAGAACTGACCATTATGTGCCTCTGTATCCCATCTTACACAGATTGCAAAAAGTTTTCGGTGAAGGGGAATGGGACCCTAAATCTAAAGGTGCATTTCAGGCTATTTCCCTGGCTGTCACACTGGGAATGGCTCTGTTCGGTGGTCTACTTACAGGTGGGTGTACAGGTACAAAGTGCAGTGAGTGCATGTTTGCACTAGGCAGGTTATTTGATCTGATGTATTTTAAGATCACCACTACTATCATACTGTGCTATTCAGATGAGAGTTTTAAATGATTAGATCACTCCCAGAATAaaagtttcctgataatttactcagccctgttatccaagatgtttatctttctttctacagtcgaaaagaaattaaggtttttgaggatttttcttcatatagtggattttaatggggatcaatgggttgaaggtccaaaatacaattttaatgcagcttcagatttctctacatgatcccaggcgagaaataaaggtcttatctagtgaaatgattagtcattttctaaaaaaaaaaatattactaaaaatatatactgaaatattttaaaataaagaaatgtcaTTCAATCTTTACacagtaatttatttacaaaacttTAAAGCAAATCATA
The sequence above is drawn from the Labeo rohita strain BAU-BD-2019 chromosome 16, IGBB_LRoh.1.0, whole genome shotgun sequence genome and encodes:
- the rhbg gene encoding ammonium transporter Rh type B, with the protein product MAESTNVRLRLPLLCIILEVILIILFGALVEYNEDTHPKQWNANKTHSATRNDYENEFYYRYPSFQDVHVMIFVGFGFLMTFLQRYGFSSVGFNFLIAAFSLQWATLMQGFLHGLHHGKIQVGVTSMINADFCTGSVLISFGAVLGKTSPVQLLVMAIFEVTLFAVNEFILLSLLGANDAGGSMTIHTFGAYFGLVVTRVLYRPNLDKSKHRNSSVYHSDLFAMIGTIYLWMFWPSFNSAITSYGDPQHRTAMNTYYSLASCTLATFAFSALVNPEGKLDMVHIQNAALAGGVAVGTAGEMMLTAFGSMIVGFLAGTISVLGYKYLTPILESKLKIQDTCGIHNLHGMPGVLGAVVGAVTAALASSAEYGEGLQKVFGEGEWDPKSKGAFQAISLAVTLGMALFGGLLTGFILKLPIYGAPPDTHCFEDGVYWEVPGEEEGHNELNEVATPNEMEKLSS